From the Synechococcus sp. KORDI-49 genome, the window GAGCGACGTGATCCTCACCGTGAAACTGAAGGCAGACAACGACGACGAGCTGCCTCTTGACTTCACCTTCACCAAGGTGGAGGACAACTGGCGCATCGCGCGCATCAACCGGGTCAATGCCTGAGGGGCAGGCCAGGGCAGCGGAACTGCGGGCTCTGCTCAACCGGGCAGCCCATGCCTACTACGTGCTGGATGCCCCCCTGCTGGAGGACGCGGTCTATGACCGCCTCTACCGGGAACTGGTTGATCTCGAGCAGGCCGACCCACGCCTGGTCAGCACCGACAGCCCCAGCCAACGCGTCGGCGGTTCTCCGGCGGAGGGCTTCGTCAGCGTTGCCCACCGCATCCCTCTGCTCAGCCTCGACAATGCCTTCAATCAGGACGAACTGACCGCCTGGCATGAACGGTTGCTGAAGGTGCTGGATCGTCCAGCTGACACGCAACTGCCACTGGTGGGTGAACTGAAGATCGATGGCAACGCCCTTGCCCTCAGCTACCGCCATGGGGTGCTGGAACGGGCAGCCACCCGAGGCGACGGTGCCAGCGGTGAAGAGATCACCGCCAATGTGCGGACGATCAGTTCGATCCCCTTGCGGCTTCAGGTCGAAGACCCGCCCGAATGGGTGGAAGTGCGTGGTGAAGCCTTCATCCCCGACGACACCTTCGCTGCGATCAACACCGAGCGAGAGGGGCGGGGGGAGACCCTGTTCGCCAATCCGCGCAACGCCTGCGCGGGCACCCTGCGGCAACTGGACCCCAAGGTGGTGGCGGCGCGCCGCCTCGATTTCTTCGCTTACACCCTGCATCGGCCACCTGAAGCGGAGGGCACGTCCCAATGGGAAGCGCTGCAGTGGCTGATCGAGGCCGGATTCCGCGTCAATCCCAACCGCGAGCTGTGCCCGGATCTGGCGGCCATCCGTGGCTTCTGCGATCGCTGGGAACAGCAACGGAAGGCACTGCCATACGCCACCGATGGCGTGGTGGTGAAGCTGAATGATCTGCGTCTCCAGGATGAAGCCGGGTTCACGCAGAAGGCGCCCCGCTGGGCCATCGCCTTGAAGTTCCCGGCTGAAGAAGCCCCCAGCCGGCTGCTTCGCGTGGTGGTTCAGGTGGGACGGACCGGAGCCGTCACCCCCGTGGCCGAGTTCGAACCGGTGGCTCTGGCCGGCACCAGCGTCAGCCGGGCGACGCTGCACAATGCCGACCGCATCACAGAACTGGCCCTGCATGAAGGCGACACCGTGGTGGTGCGCAAGGCCGGCGAGATCATCCCGGAGGTGGTGCGGGTTCTGGCGGAGCTGCGGCCTGCTGATGCCAAACCCGTCAGCCTCCCCACAGTCTGTCCGGAATGTGGTTCCACCCTGGTGAGGGAGGAGCAGGAGGCGGCCACCCGCTGCATCAACAGCAGCTGCCCGGCGATCCTGCGCGGGGCCCTGCGCCATTGGGTCAGCAAGGGTGCCCTGGATGTGGATGGTCTTGGGGGCAAGCTGATCGAGCAGCTGGTGGAACGCGGGCTGGTGCGTTCCATCGCCGATCTCTACCGGTTGGATGCCGCCCTGCTGGCAAGTCTGGAGCGGATGGGGGAGAAGTCCGCCGCCAACCTGGTGCGTGCGTTGGAGGCATCCACCGGGAAACCCTGGCCACGACAGCTCTATGGGCTTGGCATCCGCCACATCGGTGAGGTGAATGCCAAGGCCCTGGCCGCCGCCTTCCCAAACGTGGATGACCTGGCGGAAGCAGCCCGTCAACAGCCGGACAGCATCGCGGCCCTGCATGGCATCGGACCGGAGATCAGCCGCAGCCTCAGCCAGTGGTTTGCCAACCCGGCCAACCATCAGCTGCTGGAGGAGCTCAGGGGTGTGGGACTGAACCTGAAGGCGGAACCGGACGACCGGTCAAGCTCCGGCTCAGATGCTGATCAAGCCCTCGCCGGAAGGATCCTGGTGCTCACAGGAACCCTGCCGACCCTCAGCCGAAGTGACGCCAAAGCCTTGATCGAGGCCGCCGGCGGCAAGGTGACCGGCAGCGTCAGCAAGAAGACCGACTATCTGGTGGCAGGTGAAGAAGCTGGCAGCAAACTCGCCAAAGCCGAAAGCCTTGGCGTGAAGGTGCTTGATGAAGCCGAGCTGCAACGCATTCTTTTCCAACAAAAAACCCCCGGAAATTCCGAGGGGTTGAAATGATCCAGAAGAGTCATTCGAACTCAAAGCATGTCCAGACCGAAAGCAAAGGTATCAACCGTTCCGCTGTCCTCACTCGCCACCATCAGAACCCCACCGGTCGCTGAGGTCTTCACAAACACACTGCTCTCCGGCTCATCAGAATCAGGGGCCAACAGGGTGTGAACGTGCTGCGGATTCGTGACATCCGTGATCTCATAAACAGGGATCAGTGAACCACCTGTGGATCGTTCAAAGGTGATGAAGGCGAAGTGACGACCAGCCAGTTCAGCAATCTCGACATGCTCTGGCTCAATCCCTTTGTCGTCGCTGCGTCCATCGTCATACGTTCCTGCCATCGCTGCGATGCGATCCAGTTGATCACCTGAATCCCAGACCAGATCACCCGCAGTGTTGCGGATGCTGAAGGAACGTGCGCCGAAGCCAGTGATGGTATCGCTGGTGATCTGATCAACCACAAGCTTGAGGCGACCCTCACCAGCACCGCTGACGATGTCATTGGACCCAGCAAAGCCGTGATCAGCGGCATCATCCGCACGATCCTCATCGGCGTAGAAATCGTCATCGGCGACAGCGCCATATTTCATGGTTAGGAAGAACTCATCACCCTCTTCTGCCTCGAAGATGGTGCGCTTCTTACCAGCCTTGCCCTCATAAACATAGAGCATTGCGCCAGTCAAGCCATCCTCTACCTCAGCGATAGCGTTGCCCTTGTTGTTCTTCGAAAAACTGAATGTTCCATCAGAACCAGCCTCAAAATTAACATCATCAGGCCTGATTCTGGCATCACCTTCATTCGCCATCACCACATATGTGTCTCCATTGCCGTCAGTGAAAACATCCATGCCATCAGGCATATAAAACCCATAGAAATCTCTGACACCAGGGTTGTAGAGCTCATCCCCATCAGGGCCGTCCTCATTAGAGGTATCGACAATCCACCCGGACTGGTTCCAGTATTTCTCACCCAAGCCTGTCACAGATTCAATGGACTTGGCACCAAGATCAATACGAGCGATCGCGTTATTCTCCTGGAGTGTC encodes:
- the ligA gene encoding NAD-dependent DNA ligase LigA, giving the protein MPEGQARAAELRALLNRAAHAYYVLDAPLLEDAVYDRLYRELVDLEQADPRLVSTDSPSQRVGGSPAEGFVSVAHRIPLLSLDNAFNQDELTAWHERLLKVLDRPADTQLPLVGELKIDGNALALSYRHGVLERAATRGDGASGEEITANVRTISSIPLRLQVEDPPEWVEVRGEAFIPDDTFAAINTEREGRGETLFANPRNACAGTLRQLDPKVVAARRLDFFAYTLHRPPEAEGTSQWEALQWLIEAGFRVNPNRELCPDLAAIRGFCDRWEQQRKALPYATDGVVVKLNDLRLQDEAGFTQKAPRWAIALKFPAEEAPSRLLRVVVQVGRTGAVTPVAEFEPVALAGTSVSRATLHNADRITELALHEGDTVVVRKAGEIIPEVVRVLAELRPADAKPVSLPTVCPECGSTLVREEQEAATRCINSSCPAILRGALRHWVSKGALDVDGLGGKLIEQLVERGLVRSIADLYRLDAALLASLERMGEKSAANLVRALEASTGKPWPRQLYGLGIRHIGEVNAKALAAAFPNVDDLAEAARQQPDSIAALHGIGPEISRSLSQWFANPANHQLLEELRGVGLNLKAEPDDRSSSGSDADQALAGRILVLTGTLPTLSRSDAKALIEAAGGKVTGSVSKKTDYLVAGEEAGSKLAKAESLGVKVLDEAELQRILFQQKTPGNSEGLK